AATTAaggatttctatggatcaaagagttaagaaaataaattgtataaattagaTTGAGAATTATAGCTGAAACCTAGGCGGATTCTTACCTAAGTATTGCTTTGTTACTTGGTTAATACTTGATTGCATTTGTGTTTCATTCTTTTGTGCattccttatttaatttatctagTTTGATTTAATCTTAATCAACCTTTCAATTAttaggttaaataatagaaatgtGGTAATTACTTGTAATTGTAGTCTTCGAAAGAACGATATCTATGCTCACCATAGTTACACTGTTAATTGATAAGTGCAATTGCGTtagtcaatttattaattagttcaatGGACATCGCTAACTTTTGTTATTTACATAAAGTATTATGAGATGTATAATAAAGTGAGATTTTAATTGAATCGTAAAGTATGttgaaaattatattgtttgctAATGGTGTGTGGGGCAATGGTTTACTTGTGCTAGTGGTGCGTGAATTGTGATTACTTAAAAGTTCTTGGCTAATATACTAAGAAACCATTAAAcgactaaaatttatttagaaaagcCTCTAacttatgatttttactcataaaagttCTCgactttaatattaaagtaaaaatattttgaactttAGGCTCTTATCTTAATTTCCTACTAATGCAATAAAAATTCTATACACTTTAACATCAACatgaaattcaaattatatcttcttctttttttaacaaaaacaatgaATGTTTAGAAATATAATATGCGTCAGTGTACTCAAACCTAAGTCCTCCTGCATTGGGGATAATGCCCATGCCAATCAAGCTAAGACTCACttgaatattaaatatattttaattgctacttatattaaacataaaactACTAGGCAACTATTGCACATTTTCCTACCATTATTAACTTCCTTAGTTAACACTAGTCTAATAAGTACATTTTACGTCGACTTCATTGGCTAGCTATCAAGTAGTTGGTCGGTCTTTAGAACTTGTTATGATACCAAAAAACGCATTTgctaccaccaccaccaccaacgTCAGGCTCGACGTAAAGGCACTCTTTTGCCTTCCTCCACATTGCCTTGTAAATCAGTGTCCCGTCAAACGGAAATGACACACCAGGACCATGACGATCCGCCAGATTTGACGTTCGAACAACCGACGATAGGCTATCATACTCACGGTTATAACGGAAAAAGCACCTCTGGGCTAAATGCCCAAACCACCCGCAGATCTGACATTGTATGCAGGATCGAAACCCTCTCCCGCGACCTTCAGACGGGGAACGACCACCACAGACAGAGCCCACCAGAGCCGACGATGGAATAGTTTCCAAAAGATTGGCATGAAGAGGCACGTCCTGTACCGCACGCACCTAGCGGCTCTCATACTCGAGTAACACGTCGATGAGACGTTGAAGTGGCAGAGGCTCCGACGAGAACGATGCTAAGGTAAGGACGGCATTGAACTCCGGAGGTAAGCCCACAAGTACTATTTCGACCTTCTCTGCCTCTGAGATCCGAGATCCAGAAGCCTCTATCAATGTACTTGTATTTTGAATACTCGCTACATATTCCTTGACGGAGAGACTACCTTTTTTAAGTGAGTGAAGATCGTGACGAATGCAAGATAGCTTCGTACCTACAACTGCAATGAAGAGACGAGTGGCGGTATTCCACACATTACGCGCCATTTGAGCTTCTGTAAAAGAAGATATGAGTGAGGGATTAATTATAGAGAGTAACCAGAAAGCAAGTAACTTGTCCTGTTGAACGAACGTAGAGGCATCCAGATTCAGAATAAGCGAGCCCTCCGGAGACTGCACAAAGTGCGGTGGAGCAGGTAACGTTCCATCCAAAAAATTTGTTAACTCGTATCCTTCGATGATCAACCGAACATGCTGCTGCCATTAAACAAAAGTACCTTCATCCAACTTGACAGTCTCATGGCGGGGAAATGATTAGACGAGCCTAGCACCAGTGAATGTCGGACGTCCATGTTTGACGGAGGCAGAATCTGCGGAAGCTGTGGTGGTCATGGAAGCAGACTAAGAACAGGTCTCCAGCACCTCAGGCGACTGATACCATGTTAACACCTACGGTGAGTTGCTAATGTATTGAGTAATGAAAGAATTCTTTGTATCAAGTCTTGTATATCAAGTTCGTACATTATAACAATGGTATTTATAGAATATACGAGTAACTTCTATTACGAACAGCTTAATTGCTTGAATAACAAACTAACAGCTAATAGGCTAGCTCAATAACAAAGTTAGCTAGCACAGTTCTTATCTATACTCTTAACTCTTAACAAAGTTAGCAACACAAGGAAGGCATGCACAATAAGTAGAGGTACCCCATAAGTGCATAAAAGCCAAGCCAGCCCTTTTGTTGCAGTAATCTTATAAAGTACATAAATTACCGTAAATATACTAGCATCGGAGATGTAAACTTGTAGCCTCTCGCAATCAGAGAAAATGGGGCCATTATAGTGGGAAGCTAATCGATCATAGTATCGACCCGAAACGTTGAAGGCTAAGTACATAGGCCAACCAAGAGTCAATGTGACTACAAGAGATAGAACTCGACCGGGTGGATTGTTGAAGTATTTCGCAAAGCATGATAATTTAGACTTGGGTTTGGGCACGAATACTTTGTCACGCTCCATAGAACCGGTGTTCGAGTGGTAACGGCGGTGACTGATTTTCCACGAGAAGTACGGGACTAAAAGGGTGGAGTGAAGGATCAACCCGACGGTGTTGTCAACCCATTGGTAGTCACTGAAAGCGTGGTGACCGCACTCGTGTGCGATGACCCAAACACCGGTGAGGATGCAACCTTGGAGAACCCAATAGACAGGCCAAGCAATGTAGGAAAAGGGATGTGGGAGAAAGTGAATATGATGTTGCAATGTAGTAAAAGAGAGAGGCTAAGCATAGGTCATGGACCACGTAGGAGAAGGATCGAAGGAGGGAGCGACGAAAACAGTGGGGCAGAATGGCTTGCTTGATCTGACTGAGCGTAAACGGAGGCTTCTTGATCGAAACTCGATTGACCCAACCTCGGTTTTCCTTATTCTTTTTACCGTGAACTACCATCCTACCACCGACACCCATTTTGTTGGGTGGACATGCcagaatcaaaattaattataataaaataatgaaacatttattagatataaacaataaatttgaaGCAATTTTCAGACTTAATTTctgaaaaatgtcattttttaaaaaaattattagattaagttatttttttgaaaaattacagaATTAggcaaaataatgaaaacactTCTAATTATAAGCGTTTTTAACGGATTTGCAAGAAAACGTTTCCAGCTGAAAGCGTTTTCAATGgattgacaaaaaaaatgattCCAACTGAAAGCGTTTTCTACCTccaatatctttttttttgtgtcatttcttgtgaaaataaaattacaaaataaatcttTTTATAGACTTCAAGTCTTATATCCCTTATTTTCTTAAGCGATGAAGGATATAAATCTATATAAACTCATGATCCATTTGCGTTTGTTACTAAATAATGTAAGATTGCTTActcttttaactaacaacataatattaaaggctacatttaatttttttaaattaaagacaaCTTTTACAACACTAAACtctaacaaaatatatttggtTGTACACAATTTTGTCTTTaacttttaagaattaaatgtaacctttaatcttatgttgttagttaaaaataagaaatctcTCATTGTttaggaaaaattgtaaatagatTATGAGTTTATATAAATGCATATCTCACATCGCTTAATAAAACTAAGGAAATGAGACTTTGGTCTATATAAATACATGCTTTGTAAGTTTTGTTTTCATAAGAGGtgacattaaaaaataataataaataaataaataaaatattgggaGGCAGAAAGTGTTCTAGCCGGAAGCGTTTTTCTACAAATCTTTGGAAGCGTTTTTGTTATTTCGGCCTAAATCcgtaattttttgaaaaaaaaaaagacttaatctgatatattttttaaaaattttgatatttttaagtaattcaGTCGCTTCTTTCTTCAGGCTTAAGAAAACATTataagtaaacaaataaattttgatcCATGAAAAAGGAAAGGCCTTAAAAAGCTTTCTGCATGGCAAAttaattcttcttcttcttctattttcAAAAGCTCGGTTACTAAGAAGATACACCAGTCATCATTTACTCAAATTTATCGCTtcaatgcaaaattaacaagaaaaacatgaaatgggaaaaaattgaaggaaattaaagagaaaagtaCCTTTAAAGAAAGCAATTTAACGCCTGGTGATTAAAGAAGGCGTGTTGGTTTTGGGCGAGTGGAGTGGAGCGAAGGGGGGTTTTGAAATAGAGGAGTGGTGGATTTGAGGCGTTTTGGTAAGATGCTACGTGTTGGGAAGCAAGACCAGAATCAGTGGGGATGGGggtcttttccctttttttttttattctgatGATTCTTGCTTTCATATCATCATCAACCCACCTcatctctcttttcttcttggTATCTCCCAAACACCTGTTACAATCATAAGGACTTCATAGAGGAATGAAAGGTGTTGATGAGgactaaatgtaacactcatCACTTGACCCGATCGTCGAGTTTGAGTTACGAGATGATATAACCGTTCCTAGAGTAAATACGGgcaattaatatttaaattaaatataaaccaTATAATCATAATCAATTCAGTTTATAATCACCAACTACGACCTTTCACAGGTTTTATATAAGTCTACGTATGCTCTAGAATCAACTCAGAATTGAATAAAGACTATTTTacaacattttcaaatttttaggtCAAGCATTACCTAATTCATATTCTAATTGTTACATACCAAATATTTTATACCACTCAACATTTGCCACAAACATCACACATCATATGAATTAGAAGGTGACCATTTTCTGATTTGTGTGTGTCATCCTTGTGCAAAGGCCATGCTAACATCATCTATATCGTTCCAATTTTATcgaatgttaaaaaaaaaatttaagttgaaGTTTAGTTTGACTTGAccagtttaaaaattaaaaaatttatttttatttaaatttagatacaaatatatattaaaaggaattttttatatattttttagtcatttaataGTAAATCGGTCTGGTCAGACCAGCGTAAAGTTGAAAATACTAAATTGCTCAAAAATAGACTAGGTTGAGTTGGTTTAATTAAGCAATTCAATTCATCTTGAGtcgagttttaatttataattttttaattttagatcaaCTGAGTTCAATAAATGATGATGAAACAAACCTTTGGGCGATCCAAAGTGAGTGAACCAACACCAaacaaatttaagtttaattatgattataatcCATGTACTTTTTGTGCatctaaaatttaatctttgatCTATTTTAGTAGCGTCCATAAAACATTATAGCACATgcacatttttttttctaccaTATAGTTTATTAATACAACACTTAATACATAAAACTACTAGGCAACTATTCCACATTTTCCTACCATTATTAACTTCCCTAGTTAACACTAGTCTAATAAGTACGTTTTACGTCGATTTTACCGGCCAGCTATCAGGCAGTTGGTCGGTCTTTAGAACTTGTTACGATACCAAAAAACACCTTTGCTACCACCACCACCAACGTCAGCCTCGACGTAAAGGCACTCTTTTGCCTCCCTCCACATTGCCTTATAAATCGGTGTCCCGTCGAAAGGATAATACTTGCCGAGTATCGGTTTGATTGCTTTAGTGGCCTCCATTGCATGATAATGTGGCATCGTTGAGAAGAGGTGATGAGCCACATGCGTATCGGTGATGTTATGGAACACTTTGTTCAACACCCCGTAATCTCGATCAATCGTCGACAATGCTCCTCGAAACCAATCCCATTCAGACGAGTCGTAATGCGGCAATGCCGAGTGAGTATGTTGCAAGTAGGTGATCAACACAAGGAAGGCATTCACAATAAGTAGAGGTACCCCATAAGTGCATAAAAGCCAAGCCAGCCCTTTTGTTGCAGCAATCTTATAAAGTACATAAATTACCGCAACTATACCAGCATCGGAGATGTAAACTTGTAGCCTCTCGCGTTCGGAGTAAATGGGGCCATAAGGGTTATAGTGGGAAGCTAATCGATCATAGTATCGACCCGAAACGTTGAAGGCTAAGTACATAGGCCAACCAAGAGTCAATGTGACTACAAGAGAGAGAACTCGACCGGGTGGATTGTTGAAGTATTTCGCAAAGCATGATAATTTAGACTTGGGTTTGGGCACGAATACTTCGTCACGCTCCATGGAACCGGTGTTCGAGTGGTGACGGCGGTGACTGATTTTCCACGAGAAGTACGGGACTAAAAGGGCGGAGTGAAGGATCAACCCGACGGTGTCGTCAACCCATTGGTAGTCACTGAAAGCGTGGTGACCGCACTCGTGTGCAATGACCCAAACACCGGTGAGGATGCAACCTTGGAGAACCCAATAGACAGGCCAAGCAATGTAGGAAAAGGGTTGTGGGAGAAAGTGAAAATATGATGCTGCAATGTAATAAAAGAGAGAGGCTAAGCATAGGTCATGGACCACGTAGGAGAAGGATCGAAGGAGGGAGCGGCGAAAACAGTGGGGCGGAATGGCTTGCTTGATCTGACCGAGCGTAAACGGAGGCTTCTCGATCGGAACTCGATTGACCGAGCCTCGATTTTCCTCCTTTATACCGTCAATTGGCATCCTACCACCGGCACCCATTTTGCTGGCTGGACACGCAAGAAGCAAAACTAACTACAATAACTtttgttttccaaaattaaGCAACCATTTATTAgatataaacaataaatttgaagaaattttcGTGTTGGAAAGTATTTTTTCTGAATTCTCTAAagcaattttaaaaagaaaatagagagagaaaaaatgaagaaaaggcCAAAAGTATATTTAATTCTGTCTCAAGATTCAAGGTAGTTTTGAGCGAAACAAGCCACTGGAAAATACTGGCAAAAGGTGACATCTTCGGTGCATGCAGGAACTTCAtcagatataaaataaataaaggttaaaatatactatAACTTCCTATACTTTTtgcaaatttacaatttaatccttatacttttcaaattttaattttaaccattaatattgtaattttttagttaaatttatcgTAAAGTAATTAAGAAAGTGTTAACtgttagatttaaattttaaattctaaaatgtaGAGAAGTCTCTATActctttgaaaatttgaaatttaatccttttactaaaaatttgaaatttaatctcaaGTGCAAgtgttaactttttttttaatttgatgtgtgaaattttaaaattaaaaatactcaattacttataataatttaatttaatgaaacgtatattttaaaatctaaaaaagtaaaaatttaaattttaaaagtaaaagaatcaaattttaaatttacgaaaaatatgaaaatttattgcatattttaccaaaaacaaa
The nucleotide sequence above comes from Gossypium raimondii isolate GPD5lz chromosome 13, ASM2569854v1, whole genome shotgun sequence. Encoded proteins:
- the LOC128035951 gene encoding uncharacterized protein LOC128035951, with translation MPLRSFNRTSYLLSVVGTKLSCIRHDLHSLKKGSLSVKEYVASIQNTSTLIEASGSRISEAEKVEIVLVGLPPEFNAVLTLASFSSEPLPLQRLIDVLLEYESR
- the LOC105783314 gene encoding delta(12)-fatty-acid desaturase FAD2 — encoded protein: MGAGGRMPIDGIKEENRGSVNRVPIEKPPFTLGQIKQAIPPHCFRRSLLRSFSYVVHDLCLASLFYYIAASYFHFLPQPFSYIAWPVYWVLQGCILTGVWVIAHECGHHAFSDYQWVDDTVGLILHSALLVPYFSWKISHRRHHSNTGSMERDEVFVPKPKSKLSCFAKYFNNPPGRVLSLVVTLTLGWPMYLAFNVSGRYYDRLASHYNPYGPIYSERERLQVYISDAGIVAVIYVLYKIAATKGLAWLLCTYGVPLLIVNAFLVLITYLQHTHSALPHYDSSEWDWFRGALSTIDRDYGVLNKVFHNITDTHVAHHLFSTMPHYHAMEATKAIKPILGKYYPFDGTPIYKAMWREAKECLYVEADVGGGGSKGVFWYRNKF